From the genome of Haloterrigena sp. KLK7, one region includes:
- the nirK gene encoding copper-containing nitrite reductase, which yields MTSNTDSRRRFLQTTGAATALAIAGCLGGTSDDGDGAAQDTDAETGDDADLSTAESVDVDRVARDPTDVPDPVDWNEPREHDVTIRTERVTAEIEPGVTFDYMTFEGRVPGPMIRVRRGDRVTLTFEVPGDLNVTNHNMDFHAVYGPGGGADATTISPDDGPAQISFRAEYPGVFIYHCAIPNMDQHISAGMFGSILVEPEDGLPAVDREFYLGQHEIYTNGSVGEEGHHGFDFDAMLAEQPTYVVFNGQADGFTEDGVGPMRAEVGETARVYFANGGPNLLSSWHPIGNVWSRFYRDGDLLTEPERNIETAPVAPGTTAAAELEFPVPGPVKVVDHALTRAARRGALAIIDVDGESNPEIYDSNP from the coding sequence ATGACCTCGAACACCGATTCCCGACGACGATTCCTGCAGACGACCGGTGCGGCGACCGCGCTGGCGATCGCCGGTTGTCTCGGCGGGACGTCAGACGACGGCGACGGGGCCGCACAGGACACCGATGCCGAGACGGGCGACGACGCGGACCTGTCGACAGCTGAGTCCGTCGACGTCGATCGGGTCGCTCGCGATCCGACCGACGTTCCCGATCCGGTCGACTGGAACGAACCTCGCGAGCACGACGTCACGATTCGAACCGAACGGGTGACCGCCGAGATCGAACCGGGAGTCACGTTCGACTACATGACCTTCGAGGGGCGGGTTCCCGGCCCAATGATTCGGGTCCGCCGCGGCGACCGCGTCACCCTCACCTTCGAGGTTCCCGGCGACCTGAACGTGACGAACCACAACATGGACTTCCACGCGGTCTACGGCCCGGGCGGCGGTGCCGACGCGACGACGATCAGCCCCGACGACGGTCCCGCGCAGATCAGCTTCAGGGCCGAGTACCCGGGCGTGTTCATCTACCACTGTGCGATCCCGAACATGGACCAACACATCAGCGCCGGGATGTTCGGCTCGATCCTCGTCGAACCCGAGGACGGCCTGCCGGCGGTCGACCGGGAGTTCTACCTCGGCCAGCACGAGATCTACACGAACGGGTCGGTCGGCGAGGAGGGCCACCACGGCTTCGACTTCGACGCCATGCTCGCCGAGCAGCCCACGTACGTCGTCTTCAACGGTCAGGCCGACGGTTTCACCGAGGACGGCGTCGGGCCGATGCGCGCCGAAGTCGGCGAGACCGCCCGCGTCTACTTCGCCAACGGCGGTCCGAACCTGCTGAGTTCGTGGCACCCGATCGGCAACGTCTGGAGCCGGTTCTACCGCGACGGCGACCTCCTGACCGAGCCCGAGCGCAACATCGAGACGGCGCCCGTGGCGCCGGGGACGACCGCCGCGGCCGAACTGGAGTTCCCCGTGCCGGGTCCCGTCAAGGTCGTCGACCACGCACTAACCCGCGCGGCTCGGCGGGGTGCGCTCGCGATCATCGACGTCGACGGCGAGTCGAATCCCGAGATCTACGATTCGAACCCGTGA
- a CDS encoding helix-turn-helix domain-containing protein, which translates to MRNDTDGDRIRVTVTVTEDDSIEQLVDCVEDVVDARIVDAPDSSRRPTTLRIDVRDVTPKQWEALEVAFEQGYFDCPRETDLETLATKLSISKSAVSQRLRAAESTLLRAIVEATRAPGSHDTETAAEPEPEPETR; encoded by the coding sequence ATGAGGAACGATACCGACGGCGACCGGATCCGAGTCACGGTAACCGTGACCGAGGACGATTCGATCGAACAGCTCGTCGACTGCGTCGAGGACGTGGTCGACGCTCGCATCGTCGACGCGCCCGACTCGAGTCGCCGCCCGACGACGCTCCGAATCGACGTCCGGGACGTGACGCCGAAACAGTGGGAAGCGCTCGAGGTCGCTTTCGAGCAGGGATACTTCGACTGCCCTCGAGAGACGGATCTCGAGACGCTCGCGACGAAGCTTTCGATCTCGAAGTCGGCGGTCTCCCAGCGCCTTCGCGCGGCCGAGTCGACGCTCCTTCGGGCGATCGTCGAGGCGACTCGAGCGCCCGGATCGCACGACACGGAGACAGCGGCCGAACCGGAGCCGGAGCCCGAAACGCGATAG
- a CDS encoding thiolase domain-containing protein codes for MRDAYLVGAGQSDYGAFPEESYRSLFRTAFEAATESVPNGIGGADVDEAFIGNLGVGGRQLGLSGPAVTEHVGLGGVPCTRVENACAASGFAVRQAVQAVKSGMADVVLAGGFEIMSDMSSDATKYWLGVSGETEWERLSGTTFSGVYAQMASVHMERYGTTREQLSRVAVKNHANGAKNPHAQLGFECSLEDAESAPVVADPLNLYHCCPTSDGAACALIVSEDVVDDYTDDPIRIAGVGAGSDDVGLFQRDTYTGVPASRRAAESAYEMAGVGPDDLDFAEVHDCFAIAELLAYEDLGFCERGEAGDLIESGATELGGDLPVNTSGGLKSKGHPIGATGAGQVVEAFKQLSGEAGERQVENPTRGLTHNVGGSGGAAVVHVFEKEREVSA; via the coding sequence ATGCGAGACGCGTATCTCGTCGGTGCGGGGCAGTCGGACTACGGGGCGTTCCCGGAGGAGAGCTACCGGTCGCTGTTCCGGACGGCGTTCGAAGCGGCGACGGAGAGCGTACCGAACGGGATCGGCGGCGCGGACGTCGACGAGGCGTTCATCGGCAACCTCGGCGTCGGCGGTCGGCAGCTCGGGCTCTCGGGGCCCGCAGTGACCGAACACGTCGGCCTCGGGGGCGTCCCCTGTACGCGCGTCGAGAACGCCTGCGCGGCCAGCGGCTTCGCCGTCCGCCAGGCCGTCCAGGCGGTCAAGTCGGGGATGGCCGACGTCGTCCTGGCCGGCGGCTTCGAGATCATGTCCGATATGAGCTCCGACGCGACGAAGTACTGGCTCGGCGTCTCCGGCGAGACCGAGTGGGAGCGGCTCTCCGGGACGACCTTCTCCGGCGTTTACGCCCAGATGGCCTCGGTCCACATGGAGCGATACGGCACCACGCGCGAACAGCTCTCTCGGGTCGCCGTCAAGAACCACGCCAACGGCGCGAAGAACCCCCACGCCCAGTTAGGGTTCGAGTGTTCGCTCGAGGACGCCGAGTCCGCCCCCGTCGTCGCGGACCCCCTGAACCTCTATCACTGCTGTCCGACCTCCGACGGCGCTGCCTGCGCCCTGATCGTCAGCGAGGACGTGGTCGACGACTACACCGACGACCCGATCCGGATCGCGGGCGTCGGCGCGGGCAGCGACGACGTCGGCCTCTTCCAGCGCGACACCTACACCGGGGTCCCCGCGAGCCGGCGGGCCGCCGAATCGGCCTACGAGATGGCCGGCGTCGGGCCGGACGACCTCGACTTCGCCGAGGTCCACGACTGCTTCGCCATCGCCGAACTGCTGGCCTACGAGGATCTGGGCTTCTGCGAACGCGGCGAGGCCGGCGACCTGATCGAGTCCGGCGCGACCGAACTCGGCGGCGATCTCCCCGTCAACACCTCCGGCGGTCTCAAGTCCAAGGGCCACCCCATCGGCGCGACCGGCGCCGGACAGGTCGTCGAGGCGTTCAAACAGCTCTCCGGCGAGGCCGGCGAGCGACAGGTCGAGAACCCGACCCGCGGCCTGACCCACAACGTCGGCGGCAGCGGCGGTGCCGCCGTCGTTCACGTGTTCGAGAAGGAGCGGGAGGTGAGCGCCTGA
- a CDS encoding zinc ribbon domain-containing protein: protein MTAITGVGAYAPRFRITAEAFEEAWGQFQAAGITEKAVPAADEDPLTMGYEAATRALEAAAVDPESVDWLAFAASRPPEAEEDLTARLGAMLALDESTTQQLFTGSTRAGTRAIWAGMDAIDADSTTGLVVAADAPKGDPDDDVDHAAGAGAAAFVLESGASETHPSPGEGAAEIVDRAEYAVPYPGTRFRNTGEDETRGLGVTQYDRAAFTETIGGAVDGLETDPDPDAAAIQAPDGKLPYRAAGAAGVSTDEIRAAAAVHDLGDLGAASVPVSLASALEDGYESILAVAHGSGAGADALVVEADGDVPAETALEGDDTLSYAEYLRQRGVVTTGPPSGGGAYVSVPSWRRSIPQRYRLEAGRCPDCGALSFPPEGACADCGALVEYEPVELPGTGTVEAVTTISQGGAPPEFAEQQARSGDYAAAIVALESSVASETQRADGDSAEQSSADRSSGQRPREEAVDDDGSETVSVSAMGTDAAPEAFAVGDRIETTIRRIYTQEGVTRYGFKVRPAE, encoded by the coding sequence ATGACCGCGATCACCGGCGTCGGCGCGTACGCACCGCGGTTCCGCATCACGGCGGAGGCGTTCGAGGAGGCGTGGGGCCAGTTCCAGGCCGCCGGCATCACCGAGAAGGCCGTCCCCGCGGCCGACGAGGACCCGCTGACGATGGGCTACGAGGCCGCGACGCGGGCCCTCGAGGCCGCGGCCGTCGATCCCGAATCGGTCGACTGGCTCGCCTTCGCCGCCTCACGACCGCCCGAGGCCGAGGAGGACCTGACCGCACGACTGGGCGCGATGCTCGCCCTCGACGAATCGACGACCCAGCAGCTGTTCACCGGCAGCACGCGCGCCGGAACGCGGGCGATCTGGGCCGGTATGGACGCGATCGACGCCGATTCTACCACCGGACTCGTCGTCGCGGCCGACGCACCGAAGGGCGACCCCGACGACGACGTCGACCACGCCGCGGGCGCCGGCGCGGCCGCGTTCGTCCTCGAGAGCGGTGCGTCGGAGACGCATCCAAGTCCCGGCGAGGGGGCCGCCGAGATCGTCGACCGCGCCGAGTACGCCGTTCCGTACCCGGGCACCCGATTCCGAAACACCGGCGAGGACGAGACGCGGGGACTGGGCGTCACGCAGTACGACCGCGCCGCGTTCACCGAGACGATCGGCGGCGCCGTCGACGGCCTCGAGACCGATCCGGATCCCGACGCGGCGGCGATCCAGGCACCCGACGGCAAACTCCCCTACCGCGCCGCGGGTGCGGCGGGCGTGAGCACCGACGAGATTCGGGCCGCCGCGGCGGTCCACGACCTCGGCGATCTGGGCGCCGCGAGCGTTCCCGTCTCGCTGGCGAGCGCGCTCGAGGACGGCTACGAGTCGATCCTCGCGGTCGCCCACGGCAGCGGCGCGGGCGCTGACGCGCTGGTCGTCGAAGCCGACGGCGACGTGCCCGCGGAGACGGCACTCGAGGGCGACGATACCCTCTCCTACGCCGAGTACCTGCGCCAGCGCGGCGTCGTCACGACCGGCCCGCCGTCGGGCGGCGGCGCCTACGTCAGCGTCCCCTCCTGGCGGCGGTCGATTCCCCAGCGCTACCGGCTCGAGGCCGGCCGCTGTCCCGACTGCGGCGCGCTCTCGTTCCCGCCGGAGGGCGCCTGCGCCGACTGCGGGGCGCTCGTCGAGTACGAGCCGGTCGAGCTCCCCGGCACTGGGACCGTCGAGGCCGTCACGACCATCTCCCAGGGCGGCGCGCCGCCGGAGTTCGCCGAGCAGCAGGCCCGCTCGGGCGACTACGCGGCGGCGATCGTCGCCCTCGAAAGCAGCGTTGCGTCGGAGACGCAACGAGCAGACGGTGATAGCGCGGAGCAAAGCTCCGCGGACCGTTCGAGCGGGCAACGCCCGCGAGAAGAAGCCGTCGACGATGACGGCAGCGAGACGGTCAGCGTCTCCGCGATGGGCACCGACGCCGCGCCCGAGGCGTTCGCGGTCGGCGACCGGATCGAGACGACGATCCGCCGCATCTACACGCAGGAGGGCGTGACCCGCTACGGGTTCAAGGTCCGTCCCGCGGAGTAG